Genomic DNA from Verrucomicrobiia bacterium:
AGATAAAAATCAACAATCGCGAGACGCTGGCGCGCAGTGGCTGTCCTGTCGGGACCTTGTGCTCCGAACTGCATAAGCATGGCGGCGCAGTGGCAAAGAAATCGACGGTGTTGTTCGCGGAGGCTCTGGCATGGATGGAAGCGCAATTCAAGGCACTTGGCAAAGGTGATGATTCGCCTGGACTCGCCGTACATCTTCTATCCGCAACACAAGGCCTATCGGTGCTGGCTCACACTTTCCACGACCCCGGGATGATCGATATGGAGGCGGCGCGACTCAAGCAATGGATTCGCGCGCTCTAGTTGTAATTCCAGGAACTCACAACTTCACGGCA
This window encodes:
- a CDS encoding TetR/AcrR family transcriptional regulator gives rise to the protein MPKLKANNRTRLLQAAEKVTYRHGFGNTALADIAEEARVPLGNVYYYFKTKDQIGNAIVELRVSRFRRLLQELDRADSPRERLCGFVQIKINNRETLARSGCPVGTLCSELHKHGGAVAKKSTVLFAEALAWMEAQFKALGKGDDSPGLAVHLLSATQGLSVLAHTFHDPGMIDMEAARLKQWIRAL